The Candidatus Deferrimicrobiaceae bacterium genomic sequence AAGAACCTGCACGGTCTCCATGTCTATCGGCAGCCCGACGGCGTCAACTGCTCGGTGTGCCACGTCTGGGACGAGACGGCGGGAAAGTTCATCTGGGGAAAAAAGATCAAGGTGACCGTCACGGAGAAGGGCGGGTCTTGCACGCCGGCGTGCCATCACCCCAAGAAATACGACAACGCGGGGCGGCTCTAGCCCGGGTCCCGCCCGGGGGTCATCGTCCGCCCAGGACGTCGGCGTTGCGCAACGCCACGGCCGCGACGTTGGCGAATGCGATGAGCAGCTCGAGATCCTCGTCCGAAAACGCCTCGACCGCGTGATGGTCGAGGTTGATGACGCCCACCACCTCGCTCCCCCACTTGATCGGGACCGCCATCTCCGAGCGCACGTTGGGATTGGCCTCGACGTACCGGTCGTCGGTTCGCACGTCGGTCACCAGAATGGGCACGCCTTCCTGCGCGACGTAGCCGGTGATCCCCTCACCGATCCGGAGCCGGATCTCGGATTTGACCGACTCGCCCAGCCCCTGCTCGGCCTCGATCCGCAACACCCCCGTCTCGCGGTCGACCAGGATCATCGATCCCGAGGAGGCCCCCATCAGCTCGGTCGCCCGGTCGACGATGAGCTGGAACAGGACGGACGGGTCCTTCTCCTCGTTGAGCGCCTTGCTGATGGCGAAGATCGCGGCCAGCTTGCGCGCCTTCCGGTCGAGCTTGGTCACCATCTCGGCATTCTCGAGCGCGACGCCGGCGAAGTTGGCCATGACCGACAGCAGCTTGAGATCGGTGTCGCCGGGGGAGCGGCCGTCCATCGGCGTGGCGGCCGCCAGCACGCCGAGCACCATGCCGGGCGCCTGCACGGGCGCCGCCAGGAACCCCTTGACGCCGACCCGGTGCATCAGCCGCAGCAGCTTCCGGTCGCTGCCCATCTGGCTTTCGGAGACGATCAGCCCCTGTCCGCTGG encodes the following:
- a CDS encoding GAF domain-containing protein; this encodes MTVFSVLRAALFGKPPRAEDPKEVALAAALTSGLFEVSEAMSTRVGDVQRSLDLIASATASVLRVERCILLLKAPGEEMLVVRSIAGLQRGRGFEKYKQEMHDNVFAQIISSGQGLIVSESQMGSDRKLLRLMHRVGVKGFLAAPVQAPGMVLGVLAAATPMDGRSPGDTDLKLLSVMANFAGVALENAEMVTKLDRKARKLAAIFAISKALNEEKDPSVLFQLIVDRATELMGASSGSMILVDRETGVLRIEAEQGLGESVKSEIRLRIGEGITGYVAQEGVPILVTDVRTDDRYVEANPNVRSEMAVPIKWGSEVVGVINLDHHAVEAFSDEDLELLIAFANVAAVALRNADVLGGR